The nucleotide window TGCAATTGTATGTAGAAATGTGCTTGAGAGAATGTTTGAATTATCATAAGATCATAGAATAACCACCATCTTACCTGAAAACAGAAAAAGCAAATACGTTTTATTAGCTTATTCAGCATTGTTAATGCAGGTTCTTTTCCCCGCAATGGAGGACATGGGCTGCATGTTTCATACAAGTAGCTTGGCGTCAGCACCGAAAAAAAGAAGGCAAAGAGAGCATACATGAAGCACAAGAGCTGCATGCTATTGGAAGCGAGCAATGGTGTAGCTCCTCAGTAAGCTTTGCATCCAAAGTACCTGTATCTAACTTATCATGCAAAGCATTACAACCCACACGAAGTGGCAAGCGCAAGAGGATGCCATAGACCAAAGTGATGTATATCATATGCTCGTGATAAAATCTATTGCATTCTTCAGAACATTGGAGTATTATGGATGAAAAGATGATGTAAAGCCAAAAAAACTGACCTGTATGTTATGTTCCACTTGTTCATTCACATTCATCTCATTTACTTTCAACTTCAAAATCTACACTCATTTCTTGTCTAAATTTTCTCTCTGAAACCAAGAGAAATATGCACAGATAGTATAATCAACAAAAATATCAGAAATTGGATACTCTCTGAAACTAAGAGAAATATGCAAAGATAGTATAATCAACAAAAGTCCAAATTAGCCATAAAAAATTGTTGTGCCGGATTGACAAGACTAAGCCAACCTTCTTTATTTCGAAATTGCGCAACAGCTATTATGATACGAATTTCAGACTTTTTCGAACTCCCATACTAACAAGCTTAAGAATGTACAATACGCGAAATCGCAGCCTCTACAATGATCAAGACGAAAATATATTCATTTACAGAAACAATCACATAAATTTtagatctctctctctctctctctctctctctctctctctctctcacacacacagaATCTGTTGAAATTTCGGGAATCTAAATcgtgtaaataaaaaattatgactgCAGGAAATTGAAATCAGATGCAGATGAAGTTGCGGTTACTTGTAGAGAATGGAGAAACGAACCTTACGAAGATCGATCAATGAGCAACGTggttctcattcttcttctggCAGACTGGCACTGATCACTGTCGTAGTTAAGAGGTTGAAGCAATCGAGTTGAGCTGAAAAaactcaaaataataataatgaaaaacaaaGGTCCCACCGAGATTTGAACTCGGGTTACTGGATTCAGAGTCCAATGTCCTGACCACTAGACCATGGGACCTTAGATGACTTTAAGTTgagatattatttaatttaagtatactaaaaattaacaattCAATTTCGAACCCACAACCACAAATAAATTAGTTCTTActcatatttttttgtgatagaaactgaattattattttattttagttaaaaattagaTTATCAAGTGAAATAATGGTTAGATATTGTATTGGTATTTATTCAACTAATTACTAGTATAAATTTATgcttatgattttatttttataattatttatcttgTTGCATTTGGGAAGGGGATTGCTTGATGTGATACTTAATTGTCAAAGAAACATGGATGATTAATGAAACTATAACCTTTGAAACAACATATATTATATGAAGAAGTATAGGGAGTCAATAGAGTAtctgtacaatgtgtacaatggggaTATAAGGATGTTCGATTCAATAAGAtatcagatgtttattatccctggtATCCGGATGGTTATTTTGGATAGTATGAGTATATTGTGTTTGAGAAATTAGTGGTATTTTACCttggatatttatttttttaactcatattatGCCAAATAAATAGtctattatacacattgtacaaatattccattagTTCTGTAGCGGgattcatattatatatatcatgGTAACAAAAACCAACTCGATATGACTATATATAGTACTTCATTATTGTCGTTTTTTTCGCTTTATAAATGTTAAACTTATTATTTGatgtaaacaaaaaaatatgttttttttatctttaaatgaTGGCGAAAGCTAGTGCACTCCAGATAAAGTAGGGAGTGCAGCACTCCTTAAAAGTTAATCTGCTATCAAAAGTTATCaggtaaatttaatttatttattattgttattattttttttgtcatgggCTGAACAAACAAACCAGCACTAACAAAAAGACTAATTCCTCTGTTACTCTGTTATTGTCGATGTGATGTCTTCAAATATTTTCACTGTTTTGTTTGATGGCAGGTGCTTCCACTATCATTTTAGCTAGCTATAGATTTTGACGCTCTTGAACCCACCATATTCCACTTCTACCATAAATGACCATCAAAGTCCGAAAAATTGCTGCCATAGAAAAGGAAGACGCATGTCTGTCGCCACTGCTGGTTAGCTAACTCCAAACGCAAAACGGATTCTGTAGGAGAACCCCGGTTTCCATGAAGGCACGTGATTCTCAAATGACGACGCAGTCAAAGCACAATATGCATGGCAGTTACAACAAGtccattatcttttatttcaaattaaccTCAACGTGTAcgtaataaaatgaaaaattaaaatacagttatatttaaacaattatttgtattatttttttattaatttattcaaaaaataattaaattctaaagctaattggtataaaatattacagatataaaactaagaaaaatttttatttgtataaaaatgagcctaataaataattattctatttaatatataattaagagtatttctttctttgccaacgaattatagttcaaatgacataatctctTTATATTCATCTAAgaattggtaaaaaaaatacttctttcttttattaacttttttaaacattaattatttattttacatacaatataaaaataaatgaatataatatttattgagtaGAAGCAATTacacaaaaaattttgttgTCATAGTATTtgaacgaaagaaaagaaaatgttattttaagaaaaaataataatatatttttaataatactcttaatacaaaataataaattttaaatatttttttNNNNNNNNNNNNNNNNNNNNNNNNNNNNNNNNNNNNNNNNNNNNNNNNNNNNNNNNNNNNNNNNNNNNNNNNNNNNNNNNNNNNNNNNNNNNNNNNNNNNNNNNNNNNNNNNNNNNNNNNNNNNNNNNNNNNNNNNNNNNNNNNNNNNNNNNNNNNNNNNNNNNNNNNNNNNNNNNNNNNNNNNGtgaatttttaacttattttttatgtattatttattttaattctaaagtcCCATAACTTTTTTTACAGacatattgtttttaattttatatactaattttttattttgaacttcATCCCAATATCTGAAACttgccaaaaaaatttaaaatttgtaaaaaaaataattaacctgATTAACAGGTTACCTTTTTAAATCCAgaccattcaaataaaatataataaatgaagAGTTTAGATTTAACAAATTCACAAGGTGTGCAGCACTCCATACTTAGCAAGGAGCGTTTAAGGATGAGCCTTAAATGATTTAGCGCCATGTTATTTTTGTACACAAAATTaaagtgtatatatataggtaaaaactcaggtgcagtcaacttcacggatttgactaaattttcatctaacagctcttagatatcaacttcacgtgaaatatATATTTGACAAGAATAATATCTAATGCCATGAAGGgcagtttttcaaaaaatgggtagttatattaagcacttttttttttttttcatccttTAGTTGCCTATATTCACATTCCCTACAAGTTGCCAGTTGCCACCATCCACATCTTATTAGTTATTAGATAACAAATAAAATGTGAATCTTGCAATGATATCTACACGCATAGATACAGCTTTTTAATGATTGAGCAATCAAGGTGCACTACTAGACATGATATCATGAAGGGGAGAAGGAGATGGAATCGGAGTGTTCCTGCAAACTGGGCATGTTGAATTCATTCTAAGCCACTCATCAATGCAATCTGAATGGAAGCAATGTTTGCATTCAGGGATGCATCTAATGGTCTCTTTGGAGTTGTACTCTGCCAAGCATATCCAACATGTTCCATTATTGGGTCCTGGCACCCTCTTACTCTCGCCTATGTTCCATAATAATACaaatatcattattttattaaataaaaaatataaataccaATATTGCAATATTATTATGCAATCATCTAGTTAGATTCATGtatttaagataattttttacattGAAAATTAGTTATATTTACTTAGGTGGTAGTATATGATTGATTGTTTGTATAAAACTCTCCTACATTGacaatatataaaaacaaaattttattatctaGCATGatattgaatatttataatGTTCTTAATCAAGCTTTTATAGTATtgtcttaattaataattatgatatgttatatataatgaattgttctaaataatagatataataACAAGAAAGCAAATATTATCACTTTCCCTTTTATAATGTTATTTTCAAGTTCATAAGATGTTATATACATATTTTGTATTGagtataatatttttcaagtttaattactttgtcagtggttataattttatcaaattttcagttaggtttttatatttttttctttttaattggatcCCTATATGctagaattaataaaatattatgttaaaCAACATAAACTTGCTTAATATTTGATTGAATATTCCGTtttgtttaacaaaatattttattaaaatttttgtcataGTAGGAATTTACTTACAAAATCTAATATGATATATAGAtccaattgaaaaagaaaaaaaaatataaaatcttaattgaaaatttggtgaaactatAAAGATTAGGGGctgataaattaattaaaccTAATTTTCAAATATACAATCTTAAAAAATGTCTAATGTAATTGTAACATAGTAGCTAGTAACATATGATCAATACTGAGCaaaattgaaatatttatatatgcatTATTATATAGATTCTCACCCAGCACAAGCTTCTCATAAGAGTCAATTGTAGTTTCGTCCAAACCCAAAGTAGTGGTAATGGGAGGTTCAGGAGGATGTGGTGTTATTGCTGCTAATTGTAGTGCTCTCCTTGCAGCATTAGCATTGGAAACTCTGTCTCTGTAGCACACACAGCATGCAAACACAACAGCAAAGATACAAGCTGGTCCAATTATGCATAATGTGATTATTCTGAAGGCTAAAAGTCCCCTTGATGTACCACCTAATAAAGATTCAAACCAAATAAACATAATACATGAGGAACTATAAAtgtaatattgtaatataaatgatttttttttacactATCAACTAAAGTTTAGATAGATACAGTAATGATTATCCTATCaaaatctatttaaaaattagCTGTTAGTTTAGATAATGATTAGCAGTTATATTTAATAAAGTACTAagtattgttatatttttattggaaTTATTTCTTAATGCACGGACAAGTAAAATTTTTCGGTCAATCATCTAATCTATTTCATACatttagataattattaaagtaataaatttaataattattagttacTTTTATTAATGTGATAGTACATAATTAACTGatcatgtaaaatttttttttatattgacagTGTATTCAAAtgaaattattctttttattgtatattcctattttttaaaatgaaatgaaTAAATATCTGAGTATAGTAATGCATTCTCTTTCTGTCATAGGTTGAGTTACTCTTATATATATGATTGTATATAATTTTAGAAAGCAATGTGATAGCCTTTCCTAATTATGATCTCACCAATAGAATTTGGTTATTGTAAAATTTTGGTGGAAACTCAGTTGTAgtcaacttcatgtgaagttaatAACTGAGAACtattagataatttgactgatttaactaaaatttcatctaacaattttcaactatcaacttcacataaaatcgaatgcacctgaattttcacctaaAATCTTATCATAAGAACGAAGTAACGTAGTTGATAGATACAGGCAAGTTTATTATTGTATGCTTAGTAACTTGcaaccaaaataataataataaaacacacgTAAGCGATAGGCTGGTgggtttaatgtttaaattACTAATCTGACTTTGTTACTTTgctattaaaaatttagtaatataGTAGTACTGTGTATGTATACGGATGAATTTGATTGAGAAAACAAATCAACATATTCATTAACAGCGATGGTTtgacttttttatttgaatatgtACGGATGTCACTGTCCTAGCAATCTAGcataatttttcattaatttaatGCCAACATGCAAATCAAATCATAAAGTCAACCATTATaaacaaaccaacaaaaaagaaaacttCCATTGTTATCGTTAGTGATGGTAAACTATTGACCTAAATTTTTGGAAGGAGAATtatatagtaaaaatataagtttatatatatatattttatgaaatcaaataatattattaacaagtttaatttctaaaataaaatattttttgtatcatcaaaaatagtcaaaaaaaattttatgctcTCTTTTTATATAACTTTCATCTGTATTGTAGAGTGCACTTTTTAAAAacggttgttatttttttaaatgaatattatgattatttttctttctttttaaaattagaaatgagATAAGTATGAGAAAACTATGCTATTTGAATCATAATTCGTTGGTATTCCTTCTCTTTCTATTAGGAGTTaagttaattaaatataaaaataattgtaaaaataattcTCCTGTGTGTCAGTCCTATGAATATGTTATGTGATTCCTACCTAGTTCAGGACAAAGAAATACTTTACTGaggatgaagaatgaagaaCAGAAAATCTTTACCTGTATTGTAATCATCGGAGCAACGAATTCTATCACTGGTATTGTTCTCAAATTGACACAATTTTCCTTGTGATTCACATACTCTGCAATCAGGTTTATTCCATGTTAATTGAAGATCTTGGATGAGATCATCACCAAGATTCCTCACAAACGTTGTGCTTGAAAATGGAACTGAAAGCCTTCCAATAACTTTGCATGAAACTGGCAATGAATTATTGGCCAAGTCCCCTGAAGGCACAGCAGATACAAAATATGTTGAATTGCTCAGGCAATCAATGGGAACGGACCGCGGCGCTGCGTTGCGAGAATTGCAGCTTAAGAAAGTGTAGTTGCGACTCAACATGGCAATGAAGGGGGTACCCGAAAGATTGAGGCTTAGAAGACGTTTTGGAAGGCACTGATCAGGGTCATAGATTTGTATCTGCTGTGTTAGATAGTTTATGTTGCGTACATAGAATTCTCCAGAGAATGGAAGATCTAGAACTGTTTTGGCGTCATTGGTGCAGATTAATTTGAAACCAGGGTAACCACAATAAGGACGTTGAAGCTGGTTGCTTTGTAGTTGAAAGGGGAAACGAATGAGCATGCTTTCACACCAAGAAAATTCGCAGTCAGAAGCTAATATTAGAGGGtagatgaagagaagagaaaggatTTTCTTGATTAGGATTCCCATTTGCTCTCTAACTTAAGGTGAACAAATTAGGGAATAGGAAAAGGACTTtataagaagagaaagaaaaagaaactgtAGTCACAACtcaattgaattttatataacAAACTTGAAagtcaaattatattttatattggtaTTAATAGTGACAGAGATATATAGAAGGTAGGAGTATGGCTTAAGGCAGCTATGTGAAGAATTACTAATTCAATGTCAACCTAAGTTAGTAAATTACTTGGAATTACTAATTCAAATCCTTCACATGATACCTTTCAACATctcttgattttcttgtttAGAGCAAAGTGGAGCAATTGAAATGGCGGCTACCCGGCCTTTGAGAGTGGCAGGGGCGGAGCTACCTATAAAGAAAGGGGGCAATCGTCCCcctaattttaatcttttacatgtaaattatatgtatttattttaattttattttattatgtaaatatttttagtcccttctaatattttatctaacTCCGCTCCTGGAGAATAGTTGTCCCAAACAGAAATCAGATGATATTCTAATAACTCAAAATACAAGAGTCCGGGATCTGAAGAACCTCATTGCTAATCAATGTCAACTCCCAATGGAGAATTTGATAACGAACTTGCTGTATCTTCTAGATTCAATCCCCAGTACCAATCCATTGAGGATAATCATCTCCCAAATTTCTAAATGAATTTCTGTGAATTCTCACTGTGTGCGATGGCGGCATATGTAGAAGTGGGAGTTAACAGTAGCTGTCTTGTCTCATAGTTATGATTTAATATCGCATTAAGAAAGATGATTTGAACATGGTAAGTGTAACGATGATTCTAATGACGCAGCTcgaaaagaatataataatagtgtGAGGTCTTTTTTGAAATTGTTTATCCGGACCATAATTTTTTCGGTCCGATGGCGCCTTGTACGAAGATGGCCGAGTTTGCTCAAATTGTGAGCATATACCGTCAGAAGGATAACTTCTCgccaatttttttcgaaatgGATTCAATTCGGCGTGTTATGCAGCATTGTGAGTGAAATATTGGTGTActttttatatatagatatagagttaatttttttgagaacaaattacataaataaatcaaattgatttaaaatttatgcaattGCAACTTTTTAAAAAAGGTTTGTGGCATGGGAAGAGGTTTGCGACATGGGGATTCATTGTCTTCATTTCTATTTGTTCTTGTTGCTGACGTTCTGCATATGATGTTCAGGGAGGCGGTGAGAAATGGGCGAATCTCACTGTTATTGGTAGGTAGAGATCACGTTGAGCTGTCACATCTTTAGTTTGCGGATGATACTGTCCTGTTCTGTCTTCCGGAGGAagaaaccataaaaaattacaGGAAAATCCTGCGTTGCTTTGAGCTCATGTCAGGGCTGACTATTAACTTTAATAAGTCTAGCTTGATTCTTGTTAATTGTGATGTTCAGTGGATACACCGTATGTCTAGAGTGCTGGGCTGGAAGGTGGCCTCCCTTCCGGTAAAATATTTGGGGATCCAACTAGGAGCGAACCTGAGGTTGGTGAAGACTTGGAAGCCCGTTATAGAAAAAGTGGAGCAGAGCATTTGGAACTTGGAAGGCCAATATTCTAAATAAAGCTGGCAAGCTGGTGCTTATTAAATCTGTTTTGAATAGCCTACCAGTTTATTATTTGAGTTTGTATAAAATGTCAAAGGCTGTTGTAGAGAAATTGATTTTCCTACAGAGAAGGTTCCTATGGAGTAAGGAAGATGGTAGGTTTGGTATGGCAATGGTTAGGTGGGAGGTGGTGCAGGCCCCCCAAAAGCTAGGGGGGCTAGGTGTCGGGGATGCCATGGTGCGTAACACAGCCCTTCTctttaagtggtggtggcggtTTTCGAAGGAGGATTGCCCCTTATGGAAGAAGGTGATATGCTCTTGTAACAACCTCAACCCCAATGTGATGTTGTCATCCTAGGTGTTACCTACCCGGGGGCCATGGAAGGATATCTGTCAACTACAGTTCAAGGATCAACACTAAAACAGAAGATGATCAATGGGCTGTCTATGGAGATTGGCGATGAGAGAGGAACTCGGTTCTGGGAAGATGTATGGTTGCGTGGTGGGACCCTGAAAGATCATTTTCCAAGACACTTCTCAATTTCAAACTGAAGGATtaccatgtgttcataacacgcagcggaagaaaagaaagtaatccttaaagatctattttgtgcttaaactttattccaataatattatatataatagatCAGATCTAGATACCTTTAGACGCTTTAGTAAAAATCATTTTCTCCTTCGATGGTACGAAGGCGCTATGCGTATCCATACCGAGACCAACCTTTGCTGTCAACTCCTTGACCAATggacatctgatctaaattgagaaacctcttgcaactctttgcacgccataaagggcttgtttgggtgagcttctaagaaaatatcttttttcgagttatctttttttaaaagatcttatagagaagtaaaagtaattttatgtttggatatctcatgtaaaaaggtctttttatctatcaattatgtttgggtataacaatataaaagtacttttttgtttatttattacatgaaaaacatcttttttttaaggaaaaaagatcttttaaaaaaagatgtaaattacagcttctcaaaaaagatctttttttgattttactagtgcttttacttttactactttaaaaaataaaaaaagatcttttttcattgaaaaaagatctttttttaacaaaataatggcgcCCAAACATGCACAAAATTATTCTCCAAGAATTAAGCTCATATACACTTATCTGTgtagaggtaaaggaataaaactcTTGTTATTCTCTCTCCGTCACTTTCCTCTATTCttggcatacatatatatagtatgagatttgttactgattttaaatttgattctcaattcaaatttaaatcatatcttgaaattccaaatttgaatcctttaatttttatgaatcatatcataacaaTTTAAAACATAATCGATTTGGATCTCATccaaaattataattcaaatttagaaataaaataactaattattctcaaatctcatttaatattcttaattatcatattattattatattcttggtgctagcaaagaatataataatattccatttgaattaatataattatttatttgatcaaatcaaaataataattaaataattctatagcaaagattagaacactcgttagtgtgtgatCCCATAGGTTCAAAactaagcgggtagtaaattagtcatactaaatctACTAATtaaggttggcgtctagcaacactcctcaacgacccgatagtatgaagtaatatatttttactaagaaccttagaagaacaaagtataattcatTCCATCTTTCTAGCTCTCAGTTGACCTTTAGattatggtttaattgtcaaactctaacttgttaccattattataatgaactgtaaatgacctaagaaactcatttcttcattcattcaatccccttggccaaggttttattcatctcagtcattataatcagagctcaaactctttaccgagagttgacggattccttattgactaatcattaattctacaagtatttaaatcatacccaatatccattcaactagcaccctagggtattaggtgtccggaatcaaagtataataaatacattgttaattactatgacagtcgcaggtcaaaggaaactctattactatgttcatcttgagaatatcatattgacaaatatacggtaattataaccattaggaattctcaaagtgagtcagttcaatggtcatatctctatatgcaccatctatatatataatttaataaatgagatctattaatcttcatccaatgaagaccattatatatatattgatctttccggattattaatgtcatttttaataatcctatgaccaagaacaatttagattaaattataaaatatttatctctcaatattatgatcactatcacaatgataaatctctaaatttaatcaaggaccttattatattaacattttaatataataacaataacaaattatttgacacgtgattgattggattgtggtcatactaCTTATTTCCAACAATCTCCCACTTGCACGAGAGCCAATCATGATAGATTGGATCTTGGGCATACTATTATCACAACAATCTCCCACTTGCACTAGAGCCAATCAATCATGTGTATAATTTTTCAATGCACATTTGTGTTTATCAAAACTCTTTTGACCTTAAACACCTTTGCTCTTGAACATGTATGCTTGACCTTTTGTAAAATACACTTAGtgcatatataataaatatcacGTTTTCTCAAAACATGAAATCTTCCACTACAATAgtgcataattttattttaaggacAATCCTTATTGAAcatgattataaaaaattttaagtaacCATTAGATCTATCTTTATAGAATTGTATCATTATACAAATAGGCTACTTTTTCGAAAAGTTAGTTTGACGATCAAACCTTTTATACTTTCAGGAGAAAGTATATCCTCTATTGAGTGGTATACAATTCTAATAAAAGTAATTGTACCCCCACTCTTTCTTTAAGATGGAATTCCTTTTCTAAAAAAGAGTTTAACATCTTATCACAGACACTTTGTCATAAGAAGAGTGATAAAAATAATCTCATTATTTATTTAGGGTAACCAATAAATCTCATTTATTGGAACTAATATCAATTCTATTGTTGTACAATCTCATATGGGTAAAAAAATGATTTAGTgagaaatttgttaatttagcCACATTTCTAAAATATAGTCTAAATATTTAACAAATAGTGATATTCAACTAAATCAAATTTCATGTTCCTTAAACATGATGGAGTACATAGAGAACTAGTATTTATGTATGGAGAGAATCTCATTCTCTATTTAATAGAATATCAATTAGATATTAAAGATTTTACT belongs to Arachis duranensis cultivar V14167 chromosome 8, aradu.V14167.gnm2.J7QH, whole genome shotgun sequence and includes:
- the LOC107463372 gene encoding putative RING-H2 finger protein ATL21A is translated as MGILIKKILSLLFIYPLILASDCEFSWCESMLIRFPFQLQSNQLQRPYCGYPGFKLICTNDAKTVLDLPFSGEFYVRNINYLTQQIQIYDPDQCLPKRLLSLNLSGTPFIAMLSRNYTFLSCNSRNAAPRSVPIDCLSNSTYFVSAVPSGDLANNSLPVSCKVIGRLSVPFSSTTFVRNLGDDLIQDLQLTWNKPDCRVCESQGKLCQFENNTSDRIRCSDDYNTGGTSRGLLAFRIITLCIIGPACIFAVVFACCVCYRDRVSNANAARRALQLAAITPHPPEPPITTTLGLDETTIDSYEKLVLGESKRVPGPNNGTCWICLAEYNSKETIRCIPECKHCFHSDCIDEWLRMNSTCPVCRNTPIPSPSPLHDIMSSSAP